A single genomic interval of Granulicella tundricola MP5ACTX9 harbors:
- a CDS encoding POTRA domain-containing protein encodes MGPIIPALSANLTQYQGLRVESIHYEGVEFDKSDRLTGELTQKVGEPFDADNVRQTTRRLFATGRYQNIAVRVVRNGDAVTLIFAGVARSYIGRIQINGVKEERLASLLEYGTQLNPGTAYSPAQLPAATEAVRQVLAQNGYYEPVVAVQTERDPVGNQVNVTYTVSVGPQARVGNIVISGTNPGISLATFRKKGKLKPKNKVTRETTSNALSNLRGVYQKQNRLEATLTLQKSTYDPATKRVNYEFQAEQGPVVKVLVDGIKISKSRLHLLVPIFEEGTIDNDLLNEGRFKIQDFMEQSGYSDAKVSFAVEGAASTTQTVRYTVDKGIKHKVVAVEVTGNKYFGSQLLVDRLAVHKADAYQRVGRYSTQLVKNDATNLEGLYRANGFNSAKVTSSIKDFDEAGGKNLKVARVAVTYTVVEGTQQKFGSVDLNGIDPSRKQVLSGLLGATPGQPFSLVQLSGDRDALLSWYVSNGFDQAKLEVKQTIEGEDKSKTDVAFNVIEGQQVFVGKVLESGVQHTRQSLVDQQTKVHAGDPLDQSALLETQRNLYNLALFNEVVAAVQNPDGDAEQKNVLLQITEAKRWDVTYGVGFEAQTGLPSRGIYSTAQGTTAAQQGKAGVSPRVSVDVSRINLRGTDNSLTLHTAYGLLEQIATLSFQDPHFRGNKNLALQISGGYTNVQDITTFAAKTLQADLRLTQKATRKDTFIYDFVYRRVEVDPNSLEISPDLIPQLSQPVRVGGPQVTWFHDTRTPSALDATKGSYTSVVDFYASSKVGSQTDFNRTDISNSTYYAFGKRKYVFARNTRVGFIANFGVNPNAGNAGCAGALVNTNASCNPIPLPERLYAGGATSHRGFPINGAGPRDLQTGYPVGGSGVFVNSLELRMPAPTLPVVGSSISFVVFHDMGNVFQQVSQIGPSFGRFHQPNVGTCKNLTGVNVSCNFNYFSHAIGLGARYATPVGPIRVDFSYNLNPPTYPVEPNSGVLNAPFVGTGSHFNFFFSIGQSF; translated from the coding sequence ATGGGACCGATCATCCCAGCTCTCAGCGCAAACTTGACGCAATATCAGGGCTTGCGCGTTGAATCGATTCATTACGAAGGCGTTGAGTTTGACAAGTCTGATCGCCTCACAGGCGAACTGACGCAGAAGGTTGGCGAGCCGTTCGACGCGGACAATGTCAGGCAGACAACGCGGCGGCTCTTCGCTACCGGTCGCTATCAGAATATTGCAGTGCGGGTGGTGCGTAATGGCGATGCCGTAACTCTGATCTTCGCGGGCGTTGCGCGTTCTTACATTGGTCGCATCCAGATAAACGGCGTGAAGGAAGAACGGCTTGCTTCCCTGCTGGAGTATGGCACTCAGCTCAACCCTGGTACGGCATACTCTCCCGCTCAACTCCCTGCAGCAACCGAAGCGGTGCGGCAGGTCTTGGCGCAGAACGGGTATTACGAGCCGGTCGTCGCGGTTCAGACCGAGCGCGATCCAGTCGGTAATCAGGTTAATGTCACCTACACCGTAAGCGTCGGGCCTCAGGCTCGTGTCGGCAATATCGTGATCAGCGGTACCAATCCTGGGATTTCGCTGGCGACCTTCCGCAAAAAAGGAAAGCTGAAACCCAAGAACAAGGTGACCCGCGAGACGACGAGCAATGCGCTCTCAAACCTGCGCGGGGTGTATCAGAAGCAGAACCGTCTGGAAGCCACGCTGACTCTTCAGAAATCGACCTACGATCCGGCAACCAAGCGCGTTAACTATGAGTTTCAAGCCGAGCAGGGCCCCGTCGTCAAGGTTCTTGTGGACGGAATCAAGATCTCAAAGAGCCGGTTGCATCTGCTGGTGCCGATCTTTGAAGAAGGTACGATTGATAATGATCTGCTGAATGAAGGCCGCTTCAAGATCCAAGATTTCATGGAGCAATCGGGCTATTCCGATGCGAAGGTCTCTTTTGCGGTCGAAGGCGCAGCAAGCACGACCCAGACCGTGCGCTACACGGTGGATAAAGGGATTAAGCACAAGGTTGTCGCTGTTGAAGTGACGGGAAACAAATATTTCGGAAGTCAGCTCTTAGTCGACCGGCTGGCGGTGCACAAGGCTGATGCCTATCAGAGGGTCGGCAGATACAGCACGCAGTTGGTGAAAAACGACGCCACGAATCTCGAGGGCCTTTACCGCGCGAATGGATTCAACTCAGCTAAGGTCACCTCTTCCATTAAGGATTTCGATGAGGCTGGTGGGAAGAATCTGAAGGTCGCACGTGTGGCCGTCACTTACACCGTGGTTGAGGGGACGCAACAGAAATTCGGCTCAGTAGATTTGAACGGTATAGATCCGAGCCGGAAGCAGGTATTGAGCGGCCTTTTGGGTGCAACTCCGGGACAGCCGTTTTCGTTGGTTCAGTTGTCCGGCGATCGGGATGCCTTGCTGAGTTGGTATGTCAGTAACGGGTTCGACCAAGCCAAGCTGGAAGTGAAGCAAACGATTGAAGGTGAAGATAAGAGCAAGACGGACGTTGCTTTCAACGTCATTGAAGGCCAACAGGTTTTTGTGGGCAAAGTGCTTGAGAGCGGTGTCCAACACACGAGACAGAGCCTGGTCGATCAACAAACCAAAGTGCACGCCGGAGATCCGCTTGACCAGAGTGCTTTGCTTGAGACGCAAAGAAATCTATATAACTTGGCACTCTTCAATGAAGTCGTGGCCGCCGTGCAAAATCCGGATGGCGACGCCGAGCAGAAAAATGTCTTACTGCAGATTACAGAGGCTAAGCGCTGGGATGTAACGTACGGAGTGGGATTCGAGGCTCAGACCGGGCTCCCAAGCCGTGGGATCTACTCTACGGCGCAGGGCACGACGGCCGCGCAGCAGGGTAAAGCGGGCGTGAGTCCGCGAGTTTCAGTCGATGTCAGCCGCATCAATTTGCGCGGCACTGATAATTCGCTGACGTTGCATACTGCTTATGGTTTGCTTGAACAGATTGCGACCCTCAGTTTTCAGGATCCGCACTTCCGTGGAAACAAGAATCTGGCGTTACAGATTTCGGGTGGCTACACGAATGTTCAAGACATCACGACGTTCGCGGCAAAGACCTTGCAGGCAGATCTCCGGCTCACCCAGAAGGCGACTCGTAAAGATACCTTCATCTACGACTTCGTTTATCGGCGCGTCGAAGTCGACCCGAACAGCCTGGAAATTTCACCCGACCTGATTCCGCAGCTTTCTCAGCCGGTTCGCGTGGGTGGCCCTCAGGTCACCTGGTTCCACGATACGCGGACGCCTAGCGCTTTGGATGCTACGAAGGGTTCCTATACAAGCGTGGTTGATTTTTATGCTTCTTCCAAAGTTGGTTCGCAGACAGACTTCAACCGCACCGATATTTCCAATTCGACCTACTATGCCTTTGGCAAGCGGAAGTACGTCTTTGCGCGGAATACTCGTGTAGGTTTTATCGCCAATTTCGGCGTAAATCCCAACGCCGGTAATGCTGGATGTGCGGGCGCACTTGTCAACACAAATGCAAGTTGCAATCCGATTCCCCTGCCCGAGCGCCTCTATGCAGGTGGTGCGACCTCTCATCGAGGGTTTCCCATCAACGGTGCGGGGCCTCGAGATCTGCAGACAGGATACCCGGTGGGGGGATCTGGGGTGTTCGTGAACTCACTCGAACTGCGTATGCCTGCACCCACATTGCCGGTGGTAGGAAGCAGCATTTCCTTTGTCGTGTTCCACGACATGGGTAATGTGTTTCAGCAAGTAAGTCAGATCGGTCCGAGCTTTGGGCGCTTCCATCAGCCCAATGTAGGCACCTGCAAAAATCTCACCGGCGTCAACGTATCTTGTAACTTCAATTATTTTTCTCACGCCATCGGACTGGGTGCACGCTATGCGACACCAGTGGGACCGATCCGCGTTGATTTCAGCTATAACCTCAATCCTCCCACTTACCCGGTAGAGCCTAACTCCGGCGTCTTGAATGCGCCGTTTGTGGGCACTGGAAGTCACTTCAATTTCTTCTTCAGCATTGGTCAAAGCTTCTAA
- a CDS encoding ThiF family adenylyltransferase produces the protein MPQVSSIHDRYSRQILFPGIGSRGQELLAQARVAVVGVGATGAASASLLARAGIGHLTLIDRDFVEFSNLQRQILFDEADAQAALPKAEAARRKIALFNSSIVVETAIADLVPANVSEYLQSADLILDCTDNFETRYLLNDYAVREAKPWIYAAAIGAYAATMNILPAPSAKWEPTACLACIFPAPPSGPVETCDTAGILSTAVNLAASIQTTEALKFLTGQTSLMRRTLLSHELWTNQRSEIATGRPLSDCPVCSDRVFTHLAGTARPHITLCGRNSVQIHEHHRPLDLAALQATLAKNPDLQDIRANAMLLRFRRDSNTITVFPDGRALIQGTTDISTARTLYARYIGS, from the coding sequence ATGCCCCAAGTTTCATCAATCCATGACCGTTATTCCCGCCAGATCCTCTTCCCAGGGATCGGGAGCCGAGGGCAGGAACTGCTTGCTCAAGCTCGTGTCGCAGTCGTTGGAGTGGGTGCAACGGGAGCTGCGTCAGCCTCACTTCTGGCTCGCGCGGGCATCGGTCACCTTACCCTCATTGACCGGGACTTCGTAGAGTTTTCGAACTTGCAGCGCCAGATCCTCTTCGACGAAGCCGATGCCCAGGCAGCCTTGCCGAAGGCAGAGGCAGCCCGTCGCAAGATCGCACTCTTCAACTCATCGATAGTGGTCGAAACCGCTATCGCAGATCTGGTTCCAGCCAACGTCAGCGAGTACCTGCAATCCGCTGATCTGATCCTCGATTGCACGGATAACTTCGAAACGCGTTACCTGCTGAATGACTATGCGGTCCGCGAAGCGAAGCCGTGGATCTACGCGGCGGCAATCGGAGCTTACGCCGCAACCATGAATATCCTGCCGGCCCCCTCGGCAAAGTGGGAGCCCACAGCATGTCTTGCCTGCATCTTCCCCGCTCCACCCAGCGGCCCGGTCGAAACCTGCGATACGGCTGGCATCCTCTCCACCGCCGTGAACCTGGCTGCTTCAATTCAAACAACGGAAGCCCTGAAATTTCTCACCGGTCAAACGAGTTTGATGCGGCGAACACTTCTCTCCCACGAACTCTGGACCAATCAACGGAGTGAAATCGCTACCGGTCGGCCGCTCTCTGACTGTCCCGTCTGCAGCGACCGGGTTTTCACTCATCTGGCAGGGACCGCACGGCCGCATATCACCCTGTGCGGCCGAAACTCAGTCCAGATCCATGAGCACCACCGCCCTCTTGATTTAGCCGCTTTACAGGCCACTTTGGCCAAAAACCCTGACCTTCAGGACATCCGGGCAAACGCCATGCTGCTTAGGTTCCGTCGCGACTCGAACACGATCACGGTTTTTCCTGATGGTCGCGCTTTGATCCAGGGCACTACCGACATCTCGACGGCCCGGACCCTGTACGCTCGTTATATCGGCTCCTGA